A window of Phragmites australis chromosome 2, lpPhrAust1.1, whole genome shotgun sequence genomic DNA:
aggaGGGTTTTCTATTCATGAGCTTTTCCACCTTTCCCCGACGGTCCCTAAGCTCGgtaaagcatcttgggtgagtcttcTAGGATCCCATAGATGcatgttttggttggatgaatctcGAGTTTGGTGCTAAGGTTGTGAAGTTGGcatgttcttgagctttgaagTGAATTAGAGGATTTttgatgagatttgagttagaaatgtaaggatcggtgacgtcctaagaggggggggggtgaattaggacacttagaactaaactggctcaaaaaaataacacaagataaacctatatcaatttctatctaaatgtgctctaggtttatctagcgtgtctactctaccgattaaggaaacttgcaacctatctaataaggtaaattgcaagaatgtaaatgcggaagtgtaaagagggtagagagaacaaactcggcacaaggatttttatcccgtggtttcgatggcatgaaagccacccctagtccacgttggagctccacaaaggatatgctcccggtcggcacccggtcacggcctttgagccaccaagtcacaaagacaaggcctctacccggatgagccaccaaaccaccaaggcaaggtctcaccactagcctctcttccggttcctcaccgccgtgatcacttcggagcttgagccacaaaggcaagggtctccgtgtccccgcacaaataccttgccgcctctccacaccaagtcggagggtcaacaagcttaccggcgagtcaccaagactccaaggtgccggcgtaccacttggtacaagttaggatcactccttgatccactctctatgcagctatcaactagctacactctctctaggcctacaagcactaatcactctctaatggtgtgcttaatcgccttggatttgatcacttaagcactttggtggcttggatgtcttctcaagtgtacatgaacttctctggactccagcaccttcaaatgactgagtggaggagtatttatagcctcaaacccgccaactagccgttgccccaacggctcagaaaattgtgagcaccggataatcctgtgatgatagtagtacaagcaccggattatcctgtgagtacatcaaagaaactagccgttggaacccactcaaactcaactgtgagcaccggattatcctgtgatgagttagttaacaccggacaaaagcaccggattatcctatgcccataagttcattttggagctctctgcaaaaattagttcggtgagttcattttgtgagcaccggattatcctgtgagtacatcagagaaactagccgttggaacccactcaaactcaactgtgagcaccggattatcctgtgatgagttagttaacaccggacaaaagcaccggattatcctatgcccataggttcattttggagctctctgcaaaaattagtccggtgagttcattttgtgagcaccggattatcctgtgaggcaccggacttatgttgatttgagcaccggagttatgttgatttgagcaccggatattcctctgaagcaccggagttatgttgattttgagcaccggattatcctgtgaggcaaatttcagcacaactgtattttgggcataacttttcgctccgaactccgattttgatgatcttgggctctattgaaagcttgtgaatagatctacaagattatacaaaaatccatcccatttgatcatatcaaaattcattgtgagcaccggataatccggtgaggcaaatttcagcacaactgcgttttgtattttgggcataacttttcgctccgaactccgattttgatgatcttgggctctattgaaagcttttgaagaactctacaaaattatacagaaatccaacccatttgatcacatcaaaattcatggaacaagtccaattcattcctttctttgttccggcttcggtgacttctcttttgttgcatccatgagacttactaaagtatatacttgacaaacatgttagtcttattgactatgttgtcattaatcaccaaaatcacatacatgcccttatgtaatttaggcaatcaatctaagggcatgtttcctacaatctccctctttttggtgattgatgacaacacaaccaaaacaagtggcaaataataaaagaTAACAAATGTAAACCAATTGTAAAGGCAAAAtgccttaccacattgcttggatgcatattcttaccattaagtccccctttgttgtggctccccctttttccatcgccactatctcccttggatggcccatgcaagagcttcatccctttgtcaacctagatGCCTCAAGTTGTTTCTTGttccttcttctccccctttgtcaacacttGCAACTTGAACTTGATTTGTCTATTGCTTTGGTCACCataattctccccctttgtcaataatctcccaaaaaggctatatgcacatgttgaactcaagggaaaatattagaacacatgggagagagttttacaaatcatgatccaataaaagaaaatgataccaattgaaggaaatCAAATCAAGGAGATGGTACCAAttcaatgcaaagaaagcatatggatcacaattcatgaaactcacgtaatataatttaaactctccctatatggtgcatacatatgataagagaaAGACATATGCAAAACTAGACAATATAGAAGATGAAAAGTTTAAaccatattatgtatggaggtagcttaaatgaacaaccGGATTggcaatgataccaattgaaaagtaTGTGCATAACATACCTCCGGGGTCTTATTGacttctccatgagactacaaaagatacaacttgcaacacatgttagtctcaaaatcacaacccataggatatactccacctaaatgtgtgtatacaaatgttgaatacttgtgagggatatatgcacttgttattgataacaatgagaatttatcctatagattggacttaTGGCACAtaaaaagataccaaatgaaaaCTAGTGCCATTGAttaaacctacaactaataaactatgtaggttgctcatagattaaagataaacacaagcaacctaccatatgaaaacttacactaggcattgcaacaaattgaattaagcacatgcaatcctagacaaggcaaaggtaCAAATTGAAAGAAATTAACATATGGTACCtttcacctttggatggggatttgggtatatgatgattatgatcttcatcaatgttcccatcttgtacacttggcttcatTGCTTGAgcatcatcttcatcttgtgagccaagtctccaaatccccgtaGCCGCTTCggactttaagtcttctttggaacccaaaccgattggggccccttcatgttggtgatgatttATTTGGGTACCCAAATGGATTGGTTCCTCCCCCAATCTCTTCTCCCAACcttatgtgcaaccaccttaacattttccttcttcttaagcttgtagtggttgttcttagacttgagcttgtagttgggcttggtgtagaagttGGAGGCTTTGTTTAAGAGGTTAgccatcttctttttctccttggtctccttcttcacttgcttgcatttgaaggacttgtggccttccaaatggcatttgaagcatgtcacagttgacccctccgcaagcttcttcaccatgaatgcatggttatcttgaggaggttggacatgtcctttgcccttcaatcttgccaagtcttccttgagcttttccacttcttgcttgagcttaacattttcttttgcaatgaggttgttagatgattctacaataaaATTCTCAACAcacatctcattgcaaagggatgagcatgataaagcaattaaatcattacaagaagtgaaaatatctaccttaggattgtaattaaagagagaggtagattgcttcaaaggggtcttagtttgagattcaatgcacttagccttaagctcttcatgctccttgtttagcaaattgaatttgcacaataattgatcataattagaaacaaatgtagcatggatgtcattaagtgcattgaatttattaagctcttttgattgtttcttaatggccttttgttgctcatttatcaattgaaggagttcatcataggagggggaatcctcatcagattcatcatcacttatatcgctatCCATACTTTTGGCCACGAGGCACTTGTGTGAAGACTTGGTGAGTGAATTTTAAACTCTATAAACTATCTTAAACATATTTCTTTGTGGTTTAGAGAGGCTCGCAAACCAAATTGGTCAAGTTTTTCCTTCTGAGTTGCTCTCTGCTGAAATACGGATACTTCGGATAAAAGTCCGGACAATTTGGACTTCCCaggaacccccccccccctgttttGTACTCAGAAATCGTTAGTGTTTAGGGTGCAATTTGAATATAAAACCCTTTTGTATAGTATATATGCATGTCTATATAGCATAGATTCAATATGCAAATCGAATTGATCGACGAAACAACACAAACATGTTCTCCACATAAATCTAGAGAGTCCAGAGATAAGTCCGGAGGCTCTGGAACCACACGTTCTTTGCAGAACCCCggagagtccagaaaattatcCAGAGATTCCATAGTTCAGAGAGCCCAAAGAATTATCCGGAGACTCTGCAACCCGGGGAGTCTGGAGAATTGCCCGAAGTCTCCAGCCTCATGTACTTTTTCGATGTTGTTAGATCGTGAAGTTTGTTATTTCTTCGCATATATTACACTTTTAGCATAttattatgcatattgtagtatgcattgttgcacttcattcatgttcatcattgcatgtgttcttcttttgtGAGCGAAGAACCGGTGCGTGATGCGGGCACGGTTAAAAACGACGCCAACCTCCCTGATTTCTATGAGTGTTGTATGGGTAGCATTAGACGGTTACCTGAGCAGCAAAGcgagcatctaagcatacttctcccattaatttggatcatatgtgtcatatgtgataaattacaCTTTACATATGTTATGTatgagttcgagtcgatgtcgggtttatgatgggtagaacctatattgatgcactaattcttttatcttgaataattgttgatctgtaTTCTTGTggcctaggtttaatatgatgttgtctaaaAATGTTATTCgcgatgcttagcaagtgcttaggtctttggtagaagtcaagcagtgaaatatttcatcgttcgcgagcatatgCTTTAATTATTTGCACAACgatcacaatgatgggttgatagtattggttggatgagtgatgAGGATAAGAAGAGATGTGAggggtgttaggggtgtttgtcctgtccggatgtggagttccactgggtaggtcgggagaagGACTCGGACACTGTAGACTGGTTGCATTGtaccgatcgttgttgcagttggcttaaGAATTTTTCGTgtttactacatgtcgcatatgggaatgATAAGTCAATTACCTTCGTAGCTGTGGTTTTTTGGCGTGCGGATCGATGGTGTCGGGCATGAGGCCGGTTGAGGTATCCATTTTACTCAGgcagtagttctggatgaccccgcACCTATTGACGTATGATCAAACGGTCAGGGCTTATTGAAAAacgttgacatgagtacccctgtATGGACTTGTGtgctcatacaagccgtatggtcctcaagtcctgtaggtaaaggagtacctcTGCAGGGAgtaaaaataatttgttatGAGTATGTTTTTGTCTATTTGcaacagtcgtagagttacgagtgtGGATTGATGTGGCTGATGGtttgagatggtgctttacagaTATTAGTCTAATGGTttcttttacattatgttcaatTGATGCTTGTGGGCAAGTATGTTAATTTGGTCAattatagatgctcacatatgtgtatgtcaaatttgctttcgcatatgaaatttacttaaccatgtggccacATCCTTGCTAATATCCAAAtatataatccttggagtcggccTATTTATAAGCGTCAATTATATATTATGTCTtgtgagtatcttcgtactcacgctgctttttCAGGCGCACCGctgaggaggagttggtctttgacTACTTCACGTCCGCCGAGGGTGGTAACGGGCATGAGTAGGTAACTACTTGGATGTCGTGTTTTTTGGGTGAAGcgtaagggcatatggcttcacccatcttgtgttatctttagcttttgttttcgttatgtagtttcttttgttggttaagaGTTGAGTcgtttttatctcctcctaactctcttttactgtaaattgtaataacttgataaatgcttaagaacttgtaatttaatgttaattactcgctttttATTAAGCTacgttgtgatgttaaatgttggaaAAGCATGTGTTTTAATTTTGGGCACAAAATATGTGTCGGGACTATCGAAATAATAGTTTAGTTAATTATtaaagtcgtgattaagtaaatgattgacttaatgattaattagaatactggcAATCCTAACCAACGAATGCGTAAAATCCCAAAAAAGCCTATTTGGTTGCATACATCTATTGTTGCAATATGGTTCGACGAACACAAATATACGATTTTATCCTGGCCCGACGAATGCATGCTCTATATCTGCTTATGTAGTCAGGACTacttatcagtgtcacaaaattatcttcatacgagtaaccaatcacaatctcaactcttataTCCGCTTATACGACCTCAaattcagtcaaccaaatagaaactcttttccagacagatacaaccaactaaatactatttttttcaaataaatataactcCGTTCAAACTATTTATACGATACCGTTCTACAAAACCAAGTGCAATAACCAAATACACCTTAACAGCCCTTGAGAACCCTACTGGTCATCACAACACACCACCACGGCTCACTGAGTCGCTGCCCAACCTGCGCACCTCCATCTTTCTTCCGGAAATGGTTCCTTTAATGCACAGTGACTTGGTCGCTAACATCTAGGCTGTATTTGGTTGGGTTGAGGCTTTTGACTTTTGGGTTGAAAAACTAGCTGATGGTTTTTTGCTATTggcttttataataaatttttagcttctcagcacgcCAGAAAAAAAACTTATTTGAACCAGCTTATTAACTTTTAATCCATTTTCGTTAAAACTAACTTCTCAGCAGCGGCTTCTAGCATCTGATAAGCAGAAGCCCGGGAAAAGTCCAACCAAGACCCTAGTCTACACGATCTCGTTCCCTTTCTTCCCGCCCTTCCCTCAATCGCCCCTCATCGGCCACTGCACCACGCGTCGATCCCCACGCCGACCACCTGCACCCACCacacaaaaccctagccaccaccccaccccacccccttCTCCCCTCCATCACCATATCATcggcaaaaatctaaaagtaGACAACATACTTGACcgtatttaatgaaatagataacatattatcgtatttataaatttagcatacgtattcggtaccttatttaccgaaaatagtGAACAATGACATATTtgacacctcatgtgccgaatatggtactATTCACCATTTTCGGCACCCGAGGTACAAAATATCAACTGTATTTGGTACCTCAGGTGCCAAATATAATGAACAgtatcatattcggcacctgacCTGCCGAATACAACCAGCCCCATCAACTAAGTTTGCCATTAACAGTACCACGTTTATTAAATTTTGTCTTCTCTCtccttcaaaacggtggtcttctgttactccaaaaaatttaaaactttttttacgtgttccataattcatgtagaacccattttaattggattcacccaaaaatcctttgtatattttaaactaaaattctccaaaaaagctacttttataacttctaacaattgttagtgcctcaaataaattctcaaaaatctaggaaaaatcactaatattcttcttatgtgatagaataatttctaaaattatttctagacctaggttatatgatgaaaaagtgagttcctttataatactccatttgcatgtatttttatcatttcatgtgatattcttcttttaattcaatttaaattttaaaagaattcaactatcttattatttttatcccGTTGACATGCTAACATGTTAACTACATCCCTGAAGAACGGTGGGCGAGCTTGCGCGTCTCTTGAACGGTGCAAGCAATAGTTGCTTAAAGTATGATTATATTTAAGCAGTAGTTCTTCAGAAATGTAGTTAACATGTTAGCACGTTaacgggataaaaataatgagatagttggattttgtttaaatttaaattgaattaaaataaaaaatatcacatgaaatgataaaaatgcatacaaatgaagtattacaaaagaactcactttttcatcatataacctagggataaaaataattttaaaaattatttcatcatataataagaatattagtgaatttttccagatttttgagaatttatttgaggcactaacaatagttagaagttataaaaataatttttttagaattttagtttaaaatatacaaaggatttttggtgaatccaattaaaatgggttggaTATGAATTAACAGAAGACCACCATTTTAAGTAGAGAGAAGACGAAATTTAATAAATACGGTATTATTTATGGCAAAGAGAAATTCACTATTTTCGATAAATAAGGTATTAAATACGTATGTTAAATTTATAACATGCTCCCCTTCTCGTCCTCCATCGCGCGAAACCCCagccgcctccttctcctccccgcTTCCGCCGCTCGCGCCTCCGGCGTCGCCATGTCgacctcgtcgccgccgccggcgaccgtCTCCGTCGAGTACGCCAAGTCCGGCCGCTCCACCTGCAAGGGGTGTAGCGGGGGTATCGCCTCCGGGGCGCTCCGCCTCAGCACCTCCGCGCGCGACCCCCGCGGCTTCGACAGTACCAAGTGGTACCACGTCGCATGCTTCCCCTCTGCGTCGCACCCGCTCGGCCTCGTCGAGAGCATCAAGGGGTTCGACGCCATTAAGGTTTGCGCATTAGGTTGTTGGTTTTCGTGCTGTTCGTATAATCGTATCCCgttctgtgttttttttttatttgggaGCTTACTGATATGTGGGATTTTGGGACTGCAGGAAGACGATCGCGAGGAGTTGCGAGAGCTAGAGAAGGTAATGCATCCTTTATTTGTTGAAATGGCTGTTCGTATTTCTGCTACAGATTCCTAAACTTTCTGCCTTCTGGATGCTAATTTTGAGTAATGTAGAATAATATTTGGAAAaatgattgttttttttttcagattttgcacccccccccccccacaaaaaaaaatctccactCGTCGCCACCCCTGCTTGTAGGATGATGTGTATATGTTTGGATAGTTGTATGGAAAGAGCATAAATCACAAATACATGCGCCACAGTCATTCTGTTTTTGAATGGGAGCATTTGGGAGCTATTGCTTGTATAGTTTGCCCTGATTCTGTAATTAGTAAAGCAACATATATGGGAAGCGAGGACaaaagaagcaaaaaagaaTTTGTAATGGCTATTCAAGTTGTTAAAGTTGAAGTTGTGAGAATATCTTTACCCAGTTCCCAGTTTAATACTCAGAGCAATTCGTTTTCAGAATCATGAGACAGACCAGACTGCAGTCGGTCCATTGGAGGAACCAAGTCCAAAGAAAGTAAAGACTCAGATGTCTTCCCCTGCAGAGGGGGTGTCAGATAAGGCAAGCGTCTCTGTTGAGTACGCGAAGTCTGGCCGCTCTACCTGTAAGGGCTGCAGTGAGAATATTGCCAAAGGTTCCCTCCGCCTTGGTACCTCCTTTCATGATACTCGTGGCTTTGACAATACCAAGTGGTACCATGTTGTGTGCTTCCCTGCATCATCATATCCTGTATTTCCAGCGGAGAATCTGAAGGGGTTTGATTCTATCAAGGTTTGTGGCTTTGTGCTTTTATATGTCACAAACTTTTGTATTTGTTCTCTTTATGGATACTAATTTGTGTATTTGTGGTGCGTGCAGGATCATGACCGTGAGAAGTTGCGGGAGTTGGAGGTAACAATTCAGTCACTCATACAGctagtttaattcaaattacattcttgcaatgaagtactacctccgttcttttttacttgtcatTTAGGACATTGACACGATCTCCAATACACATGTTTTAATTACCTTTTACAATTATTTCTTAGTGCAATTTGTTAAACATATAAtcatatgaaagtatttttcatggtgaatccacttaTATCATTTGCATGTATCGAATCCTAGCAATTTGTGTATTCATGGTCAAAGTTTTTTAAGTTTGACTGCACGTATTCTAAAacacatctatttgagaacggatGTAGTACCAGTTATCTCTACTCATAGTGTGTAGCTTTTGTAAATACGAAAAGATGTGGTTCTTTTTTGGTGAACAAAGGAAGATGAAAGGATTTTACATTGTTTCATCAATTGAAACCCTTGGAGTTCTAAAGCACTGCTGCTGCTTAACATCCTATTTCAGTTGtattgtttatttgttttttcccTGTGACTTGTGGTATGTTATGTGCTTACATGTGGTTTCTTAGTTAGTTCACTGTATTCTTTTGCAGAATCACAAGAGAGATAGCAAAGCAGCTGATCAGTCGAATGAGCCAAATCTGACGAAAGAAATGGTTAGACTTTGATTCCACATGAGCATTTTGCAGTTGGCTGTAGTGCCAAAAGCACCTGTTGATGTAACTTTTCTGCATTGCTTAATTTCTTCTAGGTTCACGGCATGGGGGACTCTAAAGAAGATGCTGAAAAGAATCTGGAAGAAGTAAAGGTGTTGTGTGATCTTATATACTTTGGACTCTACCTAAACCTTTGATAATAACTACAGAGAGTGcacacaaaaaaattaaaattgctGAAAGTAAAGGGTCAACTCTACTTTCAAATCCCTTAGCATGTCCATCGAAacgtttaaatttttttgttgttcAGAGCATTTAGTTCTTAGTTTTTCCCTTCTGTTGTCAGACAGGGTTCAGTAACTCCGAGTGTCATTAGAATAGTGCTCCTGGCCTGGCACTCAGCCAGGCAACCTTGTAAATACTTTTCACTTCTATTGTGAATTGGCAGGCAACTACCATGTTTTCCTCAAAAAAGCCGTCACAAATCTCAACATCTGATTACTGATCTTCTATTGTTTCTTCTAACAGTTGTCTGCAGGGAACAAAAAAAATGGTCCATCGATATCCTTTTCAGTTTCTGATATCAAGAAAAAGTACAAGGTAGACCTATAATTCTTAGCTAATCCCATCTTTAGGCTGCTGCTGCTAAGTGATTCTGCTCCCTATATCTTGCCATGTTTGCTTTTGTGCAAGCATGTTATTCTACTAATTTGCTACATATGCATCTCCTTGCTGTCTGTTGATGTAGGATGCTACCCTTCCTTCTCATTGGAAGGTTTTTGATACAGTTATCTTCCGTGAGCAGGTGTGTTGatatctatgtcatatactgtTTCTGCAAACTTTGCAGTAAATAACTTTCTTCCAATTGTAATGTTCAGGAAGATGTCCTTCATGCTTCTGCTAAGATTGCTGCATTTGATTTTGATGGGTGCCTTGCCAAAACCTCAGTGAGGAGGTATTGTGTTATATAAGATATACAAGATTGTTTCATTCTAAATGGTATTCTAGATGCTTCTGCTGTGAATATTATTTCCATGATTCAGACTTCTATTATGATGATGCATTTAAATTGACTTATTAAATAAAGGCTTTAAATTACAGAGTGCAGTTCTACAAGTAATGGTAGCTGATTTGAAGTTCTTCTAGCAGTTGGATAAAACAGCATTCTCATACCCTGTCATCTGTTTATAAGTTAGAGTATTGTGTCCTAAATCCTGCTGTAACCAAACATGTAGCATTATATATTTGCAAAACGCGCTAGAAAACCTGTAGACATCCATATGCTCAAGTTTGAAGAGCCTTGGTCTCAAGGAGATTTCAAGTTTTCTTCATTTTTCAGCCTTTTGCCTTGGCGTCCTTGGCTAATAAGCAAGATCTTTCTACAAGCCAAGTATCGACTATCAGTTAATATTTCTAAGAAATTGACACCAGACCAACCTAGAGTTCAGCCGTGAAAAATATATGCTGGACCTTTTGATGGCCTTCTGCATAATGATTAAGGGCCCACTTGTGGCATATTGTTCTCCGATTTGACGGTTTCTTACAAATGGAGCTTCTGATTCAAAATACTATCTGTTCTGCATGCTGTTGCTATAATAAGAACACAAATGGTAATTTTCAACCTACTGCAAGTGCAGCATTGGTGCAGACAAGTGGTCTTTACAGCATAAATCAATCCCAGAAAAGTTGCAAATACTGTACAATGATGGTTACAAGCTGGTTAGTTGCCTTATTTTCACCAGTTATTTTAGTTCCatcactgttttttttttagtttttgtatCTGCGTACTTTGAAGTAAGTATCATGTAGCATGTTCttacaaggaaaaaaatgtaACTCAGGACATAGTATCTCAATGTAATAGTTATCAATTTGCTTTCATGGCATATAATCTTTTGGTAATAATGCTAATTCATTTTGTCTGCTGTTTTTAGGTCATATTCACCAATGAGTCAAACATTGAGCGCTGGAAAAATAAGCGGCAGAATGCAGTTGACTCCAAAGTTGGACGCCTAGACAACTTCATTGAGTGCGTTAAAGTCCCTATTCAGGTATTTTGTAAACTTATCTTCTTTATCTGAGTTCTGTCTAAAATTTATCCGGATGCTTCTGATCTGCTGTTTAACAAAGAAATGTATCAGTTATTTTGATACTCTGATAACTGAAATGGGCATTGTGCTATAACTTAAATCACTTAGATCTATTTAGGACCAGTTTGCGGTTGCTGTGCAGTGCTGTGTTTATTTCTTAAGGTGCTGTCAGAAAGcagttgtaaaaaaaattgtagtttgTCAGGGAAATCAAATTAATTTTAGATATGTTCTGTTAtacaaatctttttttttctctcacacGTATGTTATTTGAAACCGTTAGTATTTATGTTTGCAACCTAGATTGCAAAATCAGTTAGCCATACACTAGGATTTTGAAAAGCAGTTTCAACAAACGAGATTATCATAATCCACCAGAATGCTAAGGGAGCCTTTGTCTACTATTGTTTGACACGCAAAACATAGAACCTTggatttcctttttttccctgTTGATGCTATTGTCAGAATCATGAGACCTGGACTTTGGATTATGTAAAATGTTTATGATATTTCAAGATAAAGTTGCGAACATTGAATTCTTTATCACTGGATACAGCATTCCAATTTGTGGCAAAACATAGGTCTAGTACATTTTATTAGAGTGTAGCTACAAACAGTGCTGGGCATATCTGGCCTGACGTTGCAAATCCTTGAGAGCCAGTAGGGTGTCTGGTGTAGTTTACTTACACCAAAAGCTTCTCTGGGAGTTCTTATTATGCgttttatttttatcttgttggacccccacccccacccaaaagaaaaaaaacctcTGGTCTGGGGTCCCCAGTCCCCAGTCCCCAGTCCCCAGTCTGAATTTGCTCAAATAGGACTCATCACCTGAAGCGTGTTTGCCTTTTCAGGTAGTTCTATGATGGGTTAATTTGATTTGCACCTGCAGGTTTTCATTGCTTGTGGTTTAGGGAAAGGAAAA
This region includes:
- the LOC133908674 gene encoding polynucleotide 3'-phosphatase ZDP-like, producing MLPFSSSIARNPSRLLLLPASAARASGVAMSTSSPPPATVSVEYAKSGRSTCKGCSGGIASGALRLSTSARDPRGFDSTKWYHVACFPSASHPLGLVESIKGFDAIKEDDREELRELEKNHETDQTAVGPLEEPSPKKVKTQMSSPAEGVSDKASVSVEYAKSGRSTCKGCSENIAKGSLRLGTSFHDTRGFDNTKWYHVVCFPASSYPVFPAENLKGFDSIKDHDREKLRELENHKRDSKAADQSNEPNLTKEMVHGMGDSKEDAEKNLEEVKLSAGNKKNGPSISFSVSDIKKKYKDATLPSHWKVFDTVIFREQEDVLHASAKIAAFDFDGCLAKTSVRSIGADKWSLQHKSIPEKLQILYNDGYKLVIFTNESNIERWKNKRQNAVDSKVGRLDNFIECVKVPIQVFIACGLGKGKGTPDDPYRKPNPGMWWLMVQHFNSGIKIDMDQSFYVGDAAGRENDHSDADKEFAKAIGLKFHVPEEYFGP